One genomic segment of Panicum virgatum strain AP13 chromosome 2N, P.virgatum_v5, whole genome shotgun sequence includes these proteins:
- the LOC120660055 gene encoding histidine--tRNA ligase, chloroplastic/mitochondrial-like → MAAWSSSPSLRHLLLLRPRVPLGPTCLAGSFSRRHVHSHSRRRLFSSASSSTLTHGDEASTHVDADGVVDVNPPRGTRDFPPEDMRLRTWLFDQFREVSRLMTFEEVDFPVLESEALFIRKAGEEITQQLYNFEDKGGRRVVLRPEITPSLARLVIKQGKSVSLPLKWFTIGQCWRYERMTRGRRREHYQWNMDIFGVPKVRAEAELLQAIVLLFQRLGITSSDVGIRVSSRKVLQAVLNMYSIPEHLFTEVCVIVDKLGKLTREEIEKELMSTGLSSEAVQGIIEVLSLKSLSKLEEVLGSGVEAVADLKKLFSFAEQYGYADWICFDASVVRGLAYYTGIVFEAFDREGKLRAICGGGRYDRLLSTFGSEDIPACGFGFGDAVIVELLKEKGLLPDMSRQIDDIVFPLDEELEGPASSIASSLRKKGRAVDLVEDKRLKWVFKHAERINASRLILVGNSEWERGMVRVKILSTREEFEVKAGDLE, encoded by the exons atggcggcgtggtcgtcgtcgccgtcgcttcgccacctcctcctcctccgcccgcgcgtACCTCTCGGCCCCACCTGCCTCGCGGGCTCCTTCTCCCGCCGCCACGTCCAcagccacagccgccgccgcctcttctcCTCCGCATCCTCCTCGACGCTGACCCACGGCGACGAGGCCTCGACCCATGTTGATGCTGACGGCGTCGTCGACGTCAACCCGCCGCGCGGCACCCGGGACTTCCCGCCGGAGGACATGCGCCTCCGCACCTGGCTGTTCGACCAATTCAGGGAGGTCTCCCGCCTCATGACCTTCGAGGAGGTGGACTTCCCCGTCCTCGAGTCGGAGGCGCTCTTCATCCGGAAGGCAGGGGAGGAGATCACGCAgcag CTCTACAACTTCGAGGATAAAGGAGGTCGCCGTGTTGTTCTCAGGCCTGAAATCACCCCTTCCCTCGCGCGCCTAGTCATCAAGCAAGG AAAATCAGTCTCCCTTCCACTGAAATGGTTTACTATAGGACAATGTTGGCGATATGAGCGAATGACCAgaggaagaagacgggagcATTACCAATGGAATATGGATATCTTTGGTGTGCCTAAAGTTCGG GCCGAGGCTGAGCTTCTTCAGGCTATTGTTCTCCTATTTCAACGCCTTGGAATTACATCTTCAGATGTGGGGATCAGGGTGTCCAGCAGGAAG GTTCTTCAGGCTGTGTTGAACATGTATTCCATACCAGAACATTTATTCACTGAAGTTTGTGTTATTGTTGATAAG TTGGGAAAATTGACTAGGGAAGAAATTGAGAAGGAACTGATGTCAACTGGGCTGTCATCTGAAGCTGTCCAGGGTATCATTGAAGTGCTTTCGCTCAAGTCATTGTCCAAGCTTGAAG AGGTGCTAGGCTCTGGTGTTGAAGCTGTTGCTGACTTGAAGAAACTCTTCTCATTTGCGGAGCAATAtggttatgctgattggatttGTTTTGACGCATCAGTGGTCCGTGGCCTTGCATACTACACAGGAATTGTATTTGAG GCATTTGATAGAGAAGGAAAACTTAGAGCAATTTGCGGTGGTGGAAGGTACGATAGATTGCTTTCAACATTTGGAAGTGAAGATATTCCAGCTTGTGGCTTTGGATTTGGAGACGCTGTTATAGTGGAA CTGCTGAAAGAAAAGGGTCTGTTGCCTGATATGTCACGTCAGATAGATGACATTGTCTTCCCTTTGGATGAAGAGCTTGAAGGACCAGCATCCAGTATTGCTTCTTCGCTAAGGAAGAAAGGACGAGCTGTTGACCTTGTAGAAGACAAGCGTCTCAAATG GGTATTTAAGCACGCGGAGAGGATCAATGCTAGCAGGCTGATATTGGTTGGAAATTCTGAGTGGGAGCGTGGTATGGTTCGTGTAAAAATACTATCAACAAGGGAAGAATTTGAGGTTAAGGCAGGCGACCTAGAGTGA